The Micromonospora violae DNA segment CCAGTGGTTCCGTTAGCCAGCGTGGGCAGACGAGGGAGCGTGCAGATGGATTTCGACGTGACGGTTGAGATCCCCAAGGGTCACCGGAACAAGTACGAGGTGGACCACGCGACCGGCCGGATCCGGCTGGACCGCACCCTCTTCACGTCCACCCAGTACCCGGCCGACTACGGGTTCATCGAGGGCACGCTGGGCGAGGACGGCGACCCGCTGGACGCCCTCGTGCTGGTCCCCGAGCCGACCTTCCCGGGCTGCCTGATCCGCTGCCGCACCATCGGCATGTTCCGGATGACCGACGAGAAGGGCGGGGATGACAAGGTCCTCTGCGTGCCCTACGAGGACCCCCGCCAGGAGCACCTGCGCGACATCCACCACCTGGGCGAGTTCGACCGCCTGGAGATCCAGCACTTCTTCGAGGTGTACAAGGACCTCGAGCCCGGCAAGTCGGTGGAGGGCGCGACCTGGGTCGGCCGCACCGAGGCCGAGGCCGAGATCCAGGCCTCCTACCAGCGGGCCCGGGACGCCGAGGCGCGCGGCGAATCCGCCCACTGACGACAACTGACGCACCGGGCCCGAGGGTCGCTCAACCGAGCAGCCCTCGGGCCCGGTCGTACAGGTCGAGCACCGCGCAGGCGATCGGCACCACGGCGACCACCAGGGCCGTGTCGGTGAGGTCCGCGACCCTCCCGAGGTACGGCGAGACCGGCCTGCGGGCGTACCCGGTGCCGCTGGCGACCGCCACCAGGGCCAGCGCCGCCCCGCCGAGGACCAGCACCAGCCGCCCGGCCTCGTCGGCCCGACCGACCAGCACCGCACCCAGCACCGCGTAGCCGGCCAGCCCGGCGAGCACCGTGGGCACCCGGTGCCGCAGCGCCACGAACAGCCGCGACCGCAGCAGCAGCACGGCCGAGGTGACCGCCACCAGCACCCGACCGGCCGTGCCACCGGCGACCACGAGGACGACCGCGGTGG contains these protein-coding regions:
- a CDS encoding inorganic diphosphatase, whose product is MDFDVTVEIPKGHRNKYEVDHATGRIRLDRTLFTSTQYPADYGFIEGTLGEDGDPLDALVLVPEPTFPGCLIRCRTIGMFRMTDEKGGDDKVLCVPYEDPRQEHLRDIHHLGEFDRLEIQHFFEVYKDLEPGKSVEGATWVGRTEAEAEIQASYQRARDAEARGESAH